The sequence GTTGAAATCGTGATCGACGCCGGCCAGGATCCGGAGCAGCGAACTCTTGCCGGAGCCGTTCAGTCCCAGCACCCCGATCTTCGCGCCGTAGAAATAGGACAGGTAGATGTCCTTCAAAACCGGGCGGTTGTCGTAGAACTTTGCCACTCCAATCATCGAGTAAATAACCTTGTTGGGATCGATTGCCATGAAAATTCTCCTTTATTTATTATAAAACTGGCTCAGATAGAGGCGGTGGTACAGCCCCTGTTTGCCAATCAGTTCCGAATGCGTTCCTCGTTCCACTATTTCTCCCTGGTCGATCACCAATAGTTGGGACGCTTCGCGGATGGTGCTCAGGCGATGGGCGATCACAAAACTGGTGCGTCCCTGCATGAGTCTCAAAAGCGCCGTCTGTATCCTGATCTCGGTGCGGGTATCAACGGAGCTTGTGGCCTCGTCGAGAATCAGGATGGCCGGGTTGGCAAGAATCGCCCGGGCGATCGCTAAAAGCTGCCGCTGTCCCTGGCTTAGATTGCCGGCCCGCTCGGAGAGGCCGGTATCGTAACCATTGGCAAGCTGACGGATAAAGGGATCGGCCTCGGCAAGCCTTGCCGCTTCGATGCACTCTTGGTCGGTTGCCGCAAGCCGACCGTACCGGATATTTTCCAGCACCGTTCCGGAAAAAAGGAAGGTATCCTGCGACACTATTCCCAGTTGCCGGCGCAGATCGGCCTTGCCGATGGTGCGGATGTCCCTGCCGGCAATGGTTATCCGACCCTTATCCACCTCGTAGAATCTTGTCAAGAGGTTAATGATGGTGGTCTTGCCGGCGCCGGTCGGCCCCGCCAGGGCCAGCGTTTTCCCGTTTATGGCGGTGAAGGTCATCCCCTTGATAATATTATTTCCCTTATTATAACCAAAACTTACATCGTCGAAGACGACATCCCCCGTAAGCGAACCAAGCGGTGCGGCCCCCGCGGCCTCATCCGCTTCGGGCGGCGTGTCAATGATTTCGAAGACCCGCTCGGCCCCGGCCAAAGCGGCCTGGAGCGAGTTATACATGCCGGCGAGCTGACGCAAGGGGCTGATGAAGTTCTGCGCGTAGTTGATGAAGGTAGCGATAATGCCGACGCTGACCAGGCCTCCCAGCGCCAGCCAGCCGCCGAAGCCCGCAAGTGCAATGATAAAGAAGTTGCCGAGAACGCCTGTCAAAGGAATCAGCAGCATGGCATAGACGTTTGCCGAAACAGCCGCATGAAACACCGCCTCGTTGCTCTGGCGAAAAGTCGCCAACGTCGTTTCACCCCGCCCAAACGTTTTTACCACTTTCTGACCGCTGATCGCCTCCTCCATCACCCCGTTTAATTCCCCGAGATGTTTTTGTAAATTCCGGAAGCCCCGGCGCGTATAGCGGGCAATAAAATTGGCAAACACGAGGATTATCGGGATGATCAGCAGGGAGACCAGCGCCAGCCAGAAATTCAGCGCAAACATCGCGATGATTATTCCGGCCAGCGACAGGACGCTGGCAAAAAGCGAGGTGAAATTCTGGGAGACCGTCTGATTGACGGCGTCGATATCGTTGGTCAGGCGGCTCATCAGCTCGCCGGCCGGGTTGTTGTCGAAAAAACCAAGCGGTAGCCGCTGCAAATGGGCAAACAGTTCCTTGCGCAGTTTCTTTAAAGCCTGCTGCGAAATCTCGGCCATCATCCAGGCTGAGAGGCCATGAAACAGGTTTTCCAGGAGGTAGGCCAGGAGCATCAAAAGAGCGATTCCCCTAAGGCCGGAGAGCTTTTTGACGGCAATAAACTTGTCTATGGCAACCCCCATAAGATACGGCCCGACCAGCCCGAGGATGGTGTAGATGACGATAATGACGCAGACGATAATAAGTTGGACGCGGTAAGGCGACAGGTAGGAAAAAAGCCTGCTCAGGGAGTGACGGGGGTCCTGGGCCCGCTCAATTCTGCCTCGGAAAGCCCTCCCATATTTCGATAAAGCGCTGCGGGTCCCTCCGGTTGCCCGGGTTTGATATGGGATTCTCATGATTGTTCCCCCGCTGGTGCTTTTTGTGCGTCCATCATGTCCCGGTCCAGGCCGTTGCCAAGCTGGGATTGATAAATCTCCCGGTAAATGGCGCTCTTCTGCATCAGCTCGGGGTGCGTGCCCGCGGCGGCGATACGTCCCTGTTCCAGAAGCACGATCTTGTCCGCCTTCAAGACGGTGCTGATCCGCTGCGCGACGATAATGGTCGTGGGGTGGTAGTCGCTGCTCTCCAGCGCCGCATGAATTTTGGCCTCCGTTTCTACGTCAACGGAGCTGGTGCTGTCGTCAAGAATCAGGATCGGCGGGCGGGTCAACAGCGCCCGTGCGAGTGCGAGCCGCTGTTTCTGCCCCCCGGAGAGGTTGACGCCCCGCTCTTCCACATGCGTGTCGTAACCTGCGGGAAGATTGAGAATAAATTCGTGCGCCCGGGCGATCCGGGCGGCTTTTTCCACTGCCTCGTCGCTTGCCCGGGGATTGCCGTAGCGGATATTATCCCGAATGGCGCCGGAAAAAAGAATGGTTTCCTGCGGAACAATCCCGAATTGCGCCAGCAGTGAATCCTGCCGAATTTTACGGACATCCGTCCCGTCGAGCAGAATTCTGCCCGAGGAGACATCGTAGAGGCGCGGCAGCAGATTCACCAGCGTCGTTTTGCCGGCGCCGGTTGCGCCGAGGATCGCCACCTTTTGCCCGGCCTCGATAATCAGGTTTATGCCGGAGAGAGCCGGTTCGTTTTTATTAAAGCCGGCATTCGTTTTGTGGATATCCAGTGCCGAGGAGCAATCTTCAATCCCGGCTTTGCGACGATCAGGTTCCGCTTTTCCGCTGTTGTAGCAAAACGAAACATCCTCCAAAACCAGTTTTCCCGCAACCGGTCCGGCCAGCGTGAGCGCGTCCGGCTGGTCGCCGACGGCGGGTACGGTATCGAGCACCTCGCCAATCCGCTTGGCCGAGGCGATGCCCCCCGCCCAGACGTTGGAAAGAACCGTCAGCATGATTAGCGGCATCATCGTTGTCAGCAGGTAGTTGGTAAAGGCGACGATCTCGCCCACGGACATCTCGCCTGCGACCGACCTGATGCCGCCTGCCCATACGACAACCACGATTCCGGCATTGATGCACAACTTCAAAAGCGGCGACATGGTGGAGATGATGCGCAGGGTTCGCACCGAACGATCCGTGTAAGCCTCGTTGGCCTCCTCAAACCGCCTTTCCTCGTGCGGGGCGCGGACAAATGATTTAACAAGCCGGATTCCCGAGATATTTTCCTGCAGGATGGTGTTGAGGCGGTCTAATTGCCGTTGCACGACGCTAAAGAGCGGTTCCATTTTTGTCGTAAAGAGGATGATAATCGCGGACGTAATAATCAGCAGCGGCAGCATCGTCAGGGCGAGCGCGGGGTTGGTGCTGATCATCAGCGACAGGCTGCCGATCATCAAAAGCGGCGCGCGTGTGCCGATTCGGAGCGTGATCAGCACGACGCGCTGGAGAGCGCCGGCGTCGCTCGTCATGCGTACCAGCAACTGGCCGGTCTTCTGCTCGTCGAGGTTGGCGAACGAAAAGGTTTGAATCTTCGCGAACAGCGCCTCGCGCAGCCGGAAGGCCATCCCCTCGCCTGACAGAACAGAGAAGTAGTTGTTGCCGATTGTCAACAGGGCGCTCAACAGCGAAATTCCGAGCATGAGGAGCGCAGTTTTCAGGATAATCCCGGGGTTTTTCCCCCCGATTCCCTGATCGATAATGCGCTGAAGCAGGCGCGGGATTGCCAGGTCAAAAAAAACCAGCGCCGTCAGCATGGCCAACGCCGCCAGGGAGGTCTTTGCGTACGGCCTCAGAAAAGGAAAAAGTTTGACAAGCTGTTTCATGGCGCCTCAGATACACCAGAATGGCCTGTTTTGTCCAGACGGTTGAGGAGGCAAACGTTATCGGAGACAATCCTGATGCCATCCCCGTTTTGCCTTTGCCGGATGCGGGTAATGTGTTATGTTGCCCCATCTTGTTCAATGTACCTCGCTCTGCGAAGGGTTGACCGTTTTTTACGGATGACCCAAAAGGCGAGATGGTGGTTTTCAGCGTCATCCGGAAACGACATTCATCCAAAGGCAATATGAACCCCGGAATTCAAAAAAATATTGTTGTTAACATTTTGGCCGCCCTGACCGATTCCGGGGCGTCAAAGAGTGTCAGGGCGCTTATCGCCGATATCGACAAGAGGAGAAATTGGGGCGATTTTGTTGATCTATTGGTGGAAGAAGGGGTGGCCTTTCTCTTTTTTTATTACATTGAAAGGCGAAATCTTGCCGAGCTTATCCCGCAGGATGCTTACCAGTCACTGGCGGAGCTTTATTACGGCAATCTGAAGAGAAACATGATTGCGACGGTCGCGCTGCAACCGATATTTCAAAAATTTAACGAGCAAACCATTTCCTTTATCGTCCTCAAAGGCATTGCCCTGGCCGAACTGGCTTATCCGGGTTTTGCGACCCGGGGGATGTCCGATGCCGATATCCTTGTCCACAAGGAGGATGTTTACAGGGTTGATAGCTGTCTTGCGGAGCTTGGCTACGCGGCCGCCGACAGTTTAGTGGAAGAGGCCCTCCAAAACCCGCCGGGATATCTGGCCAGCCTCGATTACCGGAAAAAAGACGGATCGTTTCCCAACATCCATATTCACTGGCACCCGGTCAACACCTCGGTGCCGGCGTACATGTTCTCTGAAAATATCGACCTGGAGCGCCTGTGGAAAATGGCGATTCCCGCCCGATTGGCAGAAGCGGATGTCCTCATCCTCTGTCCGGAACACCAGGTCGTCTATCTGTGCGAACACGGGTTGCGGATAAACCATTCGTTTAACAGACTTATCTTGATTTATGATATTTTTTATGTAATAAGCACGGCTCGCTGTCTTAATTGGGACATGGTTGTGCAGGAGTCGGGGAGGTTCAGGATAGAGAATCTTGTTTTTTTGGGTCTTGCGACGGCCGGGCATTATACGCCGCTTGTTGTTTCTGCGTCGGTACTGCAGGCGCTGCGCCCTGCCCGTCTGACGTATGGCGAACGGAGTTTTCTGTGGCTTCAACGCCATCATCGTCGCTTGCGCGGGGGCAGTTATCCTGTATATCTTTCAATGAATAAAGGCATCCGGGCAAAGGGGCTCTTTTTATTCAGGACATTTTTCCCGCCGCCCCATATCCTCCTGCAAAGAAGTTATGCCAGGGGTGTAAAATTCAACCCTTCCTGGTATTTACGGCGGCTATGGGAGGGCCTTTCGCATATATTTTTTATTTTGCGTCATCTTTAACAGGCCGGCGGTTTTACAACTGGGTGTGATATTATGGTGAGAAAGATGGAGGAAAAGGCCAGATTGAACAGACACGGCAATTTTCCACTTTTGAGCGCATTCGTCTGTCTGCTGGCTGGTCTTGTTGCCGGATGCGGAGCGGTGGGGGTTGTGGCAGGGATACCGGTGCGGGATTACCGCCCTCCGGCAGCGGAACGGGAACGGATCGCAGCGCTTGCCAAAGGGCAGGCGTCAGATATTTTGCGCTTGACGCAGATTGAGGAAAACAGCGCCTTTACTGAAAAGAACGGCGTGCCGGAGTACACAATCGGGCCGGGAGATGTGCTGACGCTTACCTACTGGATGCCCTTTTCTTCATATTCTCCGTCCACCGGTCAACAGGCAATCGGTTCAGCCGAGGGGTTCATGCAGACCAAGTTCGATGTAACGGTACGTCCCGACGGGAAAATTTCCTACAGCTTCGGGGACGACATTCCCGCTGCCGGTCATACGGCGAGCGAGGTGCGCACCATCCTGCTGGCCGGCATTAAGGATTATATAAGAAATCCGCGGCTTGATGTGCTGGTGAAGGAGTATAACAGTAAAAATGCACTCATTTTCGGGCGCATCAACAATCTCCAGGGGACGGGGATGTCCGGGCCGGGTAAATATCCGCTCAAGGGGAAGATGACGGTCCTCGACATGATAAATATGGCAGGGGGTCCGATAACGGGGGTTCCGCAACGCGGGGCCCTGACCAGTGCCAGTAATTACGGCGGCAACGGCGATCTCCGAAAGGTCGAACTTGTCAGGAAGGGCAAAAGGTACACCCTCAACCTCTACAAGGCCCTCTTCGGCGGGGACATGAGCAACAACGTCATTGTCGATAACGGCGACATGATAACGGTTCCTGAAGAGCCGACATTCGCCCGCAGGGTCTATGTTTTCGGCCAGGTGAGCAGCCCCGGCGTTTTCAGTCTGACGGACGCAAACGATCTGCTGACCGCGATGTCGCTTACCGGCGGTACGACGCCCGTCGCCGTCAGAAGCGATGTCAAGATAGTGCGGGGATACGAGGAAACCCAGGGCAAGCCTCTTGTGCTGGCGGCCAATCTGGATGATATTCTCAAGCGGGGCGATTTGTCGCAGAACTTGAAACTGCAGGATGGTGATCTGGTCTATGTGCCGAGGATGTTGATCGGCGACATCAACGAATTTATAGCCAACATCAATCCGCTGATGCTGTTTTTAACGACCGGTTCTCCGCCTTCCGCCTATCGCGATGCGTGGAAAAAAGATTCTGATTGGATGAGATACTGATCAGTTTATAGTGGTTTGCAAAGAACGGCGCCGCTGCCGGATTCCAGCCTGAATGGAGATTAAACCAATATGGCCGTTTATGACCTTAACCTCAGGGATTACTGGCGAATAATAACCAAAAGAAAAGTAATCATCATCTTTACTTTTCTGGCAATGACAACCTTCAGCTTCATCTCTTCAACCCTCACAAAGCCGGCGCCGATCTATAAAACAAGCGCCACAATCAAATTTGAACCAGCCCAGACTTTCTATCAGCAGGGCTATGGAAATCCCCAGTTTACGATGAGCAACCTGGAAACTCAGGCGGCTGTAATCAAAAGTTATTTTATCATGGAACTCGTTGCCAAGAAGCTGAGTTTGATTCCCGAAGGGGAAACCTCCGAATCAATCCGCAATAATTCCCGCTATATAAATATCATTATGGACTTGAGGGGCAAGGTCGATACGGAACAGGATGGCATCAGCAATCTGATTGAGGTAGCGGTGACGTCCAATGATCCCCTGTTTGCGAAGAACCTCGCCAACACCGTTGTTCAGGTTTACAAAGGGCAGCATTCGCAGGAAATCAACCGCAAGGCCATCGAGGAGAAAAAATTTATCGAGGGCCAGCGGACCGTTTTGCTGGACAAACTCCATAACGCGGAAGAGGCGGTCAAAAATTTCCGGGAGCGGCATCAACGATTGGTGGCGGATCCCAACGCCGCTTCCCTGATGGGCCAGCAGGACAGGCTGGTCGATCTTTATGAACAGAAAAAGGCGCTTTCCAACCAAGCGAACCTGAACTTGAGCGTGCTGAACAGTGCCGAAAATACGCCTGTCGGCTCCGACAAGGTCTTTTATTATGAGGGCATGTCCGCCGGGTACAAGGCGTTGGCCGACCAGTTGGTGCAGTTGCTGCTGCAGAGGGATATGCTGCTTCTGAGCTATACGGACAAATTCCCCCGCGTCGTTGAAATCAAGAGTCAAATTGGCGAGATCGTCCGGTCGATGCGCACTCAACTTGTCTCCGAGATCGGCAATTTGCGGAAAGATATGGCGGCTTTACAAATAAAGATCAATGAATACGGCGGTCTGATCCAGCAGGCGCCGGGCATAGGCCTGGAGTTGGTGCGCTTGGAGAGGGACAGAGCCATTGCGCTTGAGGTTTATACGCTGATCGAGAAGCGCTATCAGGATGCACTGATCGCCGAGGTGGAAAAGCTCGAAGAGGTAAAGATTGTCAAGCCGGCGCTGGAACAGCGGATTCCGATCAATCCCACGAAAATCGGAACCAATGTCTCTCTCGGGATGATTATCGGCCTAATTCTCGGCATAGTTTTCGCGTTTCTCATTGAAACATTCGATACTTCCATTGGCGCCGTTGAAGAAATCGAGGAGTTTCTGGGAACAAGGGTGCTGGGCATCATCCCTTTTCTCAAATTTGAGGATATCCACGACAGCATGACGGGGCTTGCCAGCGGCATGAGTGACACGATGGATGAAAAAACGATCAGACGTCATTTCCAGCTTATTTCACATTATATGCCGACCTCCACCCTCGCTGAAAACTACCGGGCGCTGCGCACCAACTTCAATTTCATGATGGGCGAGAAGGAAGCTAAAACGGTAGTTATAACAAGTACATATCAAGGAGAAGGCAAAACCAGCGTTGCCATCAACATGGCCATTGCCACGGCCCAGCTTGGCCACAAGGTGCTGCTGATCGACGGAGACTTTAGGCGTCCGGTTGTGGCCAAGGCCTTCGGCGTGGATTCAAAGCCGGGCTTTACCGACGTTATTCTCGGCAACTACAAGTGGCAGGCTGTTGTCCGCTCCATGTCGGATATGATGATGGGCGAGATGGGAATAGATGGCGTTACGCAAACCCCGGGGCTGGAAAACCTTTTTCTTATGACCTCCGGAACAAGAGTCGACAATCCCGCCGAACTGATCGGGGCGAAGGGTGTAGTCGAGATAATGGCTCAGATGCGGGAGGCTTACGACATAGTTATCGTCGATGCCCCTCCGGTATTGGCGGCTACGGATGCAACGGTCTGGAGTTCAAGGACGGATGTGGCAATGCTTGTGTATCAGGTGGGCCAGGTAGCCCGAGGCGCGCTTCGCCGAGCCAAGGCTCAGCTCGATCATGTCAGGGCACAGATGCTGGGGATAGTGCTCAACGGCATGCGGGCGGAATTAAGCCCCGATTTTACGAATCGGGACAAGTATAATTACTATTACGGATACAGCGAGACAAATAAGCATAAGGGGCGTTGGGGACAATTAATATCCCTGCTGCCGGCGGGGCTGGTGGAAAAGCTGACCGGGCTGGCCAAGCACTTCCAGAAGCAGGAACCGATTGCCGACGAACTGCATATTGATGAAAAACCCCGCACAGATAAATGGTTGTGGCTCAAAGTGGCAATGCTGATTCTGGCCGTTTCCCTTCTTATCCTGGGAGTCTGGCAGCTATTGCGTTAATCGGTCGCCCCGGGGGCCATGTCCGCCCGGCAGTGCAAAGTTTTGGGATAAAAAGATGAATGGTAAAGAAGGCAAGGATGCGATAGACCGTGCTTTTATGCGCGCTATTAAAAAGAAGTCCCGCAAACGGACATTGTTATGGATTTTGTTATGTTTTACGGCTTCCATAGCAGTGAGCCTGCTCGTTCATTTCATCCCCGTCTGGTATGAAAAGTTTGCCAATTACCATGATCCCTTCTACCGTCCTCTTGATATAGAGAGGCAGTACCAGACACTGGAGCGGCAGCGGGGCCGTTCCCCCAACAACTAAATGCCGGCAATTTGTCTTTTGTTGGAGCGCTGCAATAGCCAATGAATGTTGACGCGAAAAATGTAGTGTTGCTGTTCTTTATCACCGGAGTGACGGCGGCGGTGGGACTGATGTTCGCCAAGGCGCCGCCAACCATGGTGGTCGCGGTTACATTGGGGCTGGTGCTTGCCGTTGTCAGTTTTTTTAACACGGAGCTGGCTCTCTATGTACTCATTGCTGCGATGCTGCTCGGTCCGCAGTTCACTGCCGGCGGGGCGGAGCTGGTGCCCGGACGCGGCCGGGGCGGAGTAACGCTCCGGTTTGACGATTTTCTTCTGGTTGTCATCGGTTTGAGCTGGTTTTTCAAGACGGCTCTCAACAAGGAACTGGGGCTTTTCCCGGGGACCAGGCTAAACAGGGCGATTGGCTACTATTTCGCCGTCTGCCTTGTTGCGACCCTGACAGGTTATATGTTTGGCCGGGTCAGGGGGCTGACAGGCATCTTTTTTGTGTTGAAATACTTTGAATATTTCATTGTTTTTTTTATGGC comes from Syntrophobacterales bacterium and encodes:
- a CDS encoding ABC transporter ATP-binding protein/permease, producing MRIPYQTRATGGTRSALSKYGRAFRGRIERAQDPRHSLSRLFSYLSPYRVQLIIVCVIIVIYTILGLVGPYLMGVAIDKFIAVKKLSGLRGIALLMLLAYLLENLFHGLSAWMMAEISQQALKKLRKELFAHLQRLPLGFFDNNPAGELMSRLTNDIDAVNQTVSQNFTSLFASVLSLAGIIIAMFALNFWLALVSLLIIPIILVFANFIARYTRRGFRNLQKHLGELNGVMEEAISGQKVVKTFGRGETTLATFRQSNEAVFHAAVSANVYAMLLIPLTGVLGNFFIIALAGFGGWLALGGLVSVGIIATFINYAQNFISPLRQLAGMYNSLQAALAGAERVFEIIDTPPEADEAAGAAPLGSLTGDVVFDDVSFGYNKGNNIIKGMTFTAINGKTLALAGPTGAGKTTIINLLTRFYEVDKGRITIAGRDIRTIGKADLRRQLGIVSQDTFLFSGTVLENIRYGRLAATDQECIEAARLAEADPFIRQLANGYDTGLSERAGNLSQGQRQLLAIARAILANPAILILDEATSSVDTRTEIRIQTALLRLMQGRTSFVIAHRLSTIREASQLLVIDQGEIVERGTHSELIGKQGLYHRLYLSQFYNK
- a CDS encoding polysaccharide biosynthesis tyrosine autokinase; its protein translation is MAVYDLNLRDYWRIITKRKVIIIFTFLAMTTFSFISSTLTKPAPIYKTSATIKFEPAQTFYQQGYGNPQFTMSNLETQAAVIKSYFIMELVAKKLSLIPEGETSESIRNNSRYINIIMDLRGKVDTEQDGISNLIEVAVTSNDPLFAKNLANTVVQVYKGQHSQEINRKAIEEKKFIEGQRTVLLDKLHNAEEAVKNFRERHQRLVADPNAASLMGQQDRLVDLYEQKKALSNQANLNLSVLNSAENTPVGSDKVFYYEGMSAGYKALADQLVQLLLQRDMLLLSYTDKFPRVVEIKSQIGEIVRSMRTQLVSEIGNLRKDMAALQIKINEYGGLIQQAPGIGLELVRLERDRAIALEVYTLIEKRYQDALIAEVEKLEEVKIVKPALEQRIPINPTKIGTNVSLGMIIGLILGIVFAFLIETFDTSIGAVEEIEEFLGTRVLGIIPFLKFEDIHDSMTGLASGMSDTMDEKTIRRHFQLISHYMPTSTLAENYRALRTNFNFMMGEKEAKTVVITSTYQGEGKTSVAINMAIATAQLGHKVLLIDGDFRRPVVAKAFGVDSKPGFTDVILGNYKWQAVVRSMSDMMMGEMGIDGVTQTPGLENLFLMTSGTRVDNPAELIGAKGVVEIMAQMREAYDIVIVDAPPVLAATDATVWSSRTDVAMLVYQVGQVARGALRRAKAQLDHVRAQMLGIVLNGMRAELSPDFTNRDKYNYYYGYSETNKHKGRWGQLISLLPAGLVEKLTGLAKHFQKQEPIADELHIDEKPRTDKWLWLKVAMLILAVSLLILGVWQLLR
- a CDS encoding ABC transporter ATP-binding protein/permease, encoding MKQLVKLFPFLRPYAKTSLAALAMLTALVFFDLAIPRLLQRIIDQGIGGKNPGIILKTALLMLGISLLSALLTIGNNYFSVLSGEGMAFRLREALFAKIQTFSFANLDEQKTGQLLVRMTSDAGALQRVVLITLRIGTRAPLLMIGSLSLMISTNPALALTMLPLLIITSAIIILFTTKMEPLFSVVQRQLDRLNTILQENISGIRLVKSFVRAPHEERRFEEANEAYTDRSVRTLRIISTMSPLLKLCINAGIVVVVWAGGIRSVAGEMSVGEIVAFTNYLLTTMMPLIMLTVLSNVWAGGIASAKRIGEVLDTVPAVGDQPDALTLAGPVAGKLVLEDVSFCYNSGKAEPDRRKAGIEDCSSALDIHKTNAGFNKNEPALSGINLIIEAGQKVAILGATGAGKTTLVNLLPRLYDVSSGRILLDGTDVRKIRQDSLLAQFGIVPQETILFSGAIRDNIRYGNPRASDEAVEKAARIARAHEFILNLPAGYDTHVEERGVNLSGGQKQRLALARALLTRPPILILDDSTSSVDVETEAKIHAALESSDYHPTTIIVAQRISTVLKADKIVLLEQGRIAAAGTHPELMQKSAIYREIYQSQLGNGLDRDMMDAQKAPAGEQS
- a CDS encoding polysaccharide export protein, whose amino-acid sequence is MVRKMEEKARLNRHGNFPLLSAFVCLLAGLVAGCGAVGVVAGIPVRDYRPPAAERERIAALAKGQASDILRLTQIEENSAFTEKNGVPEYTIGPGDVLTLTYWMPFSSYSPSTGQQAIGSAEGFMQTKFDVTVRPDGKISYSFGDDIPAAGHTASEVRTILLAGIKDYIRNPRLDVLVKEYNSKNALIFGRINNLQGTGMSGPGKYPLKGKMTVLDMINMAGGPITGVPQRGALTSASNYGGNGDLRKVELVRKGKRYTLNLYKALFGGDMSNNVIVDNGDMITVPEEPTFARRVYVFGQVSSPGVFSLTDANDLLTAMSLTGGTTPVAVRSDVKIVRGYEETQGKPLVLAANLDDILKRGDLSQNLKLQDGDLVYVPRMLIGDINEFIANINPLMLFLTTGSPPSAYRDAWKKDSDWMRY
- a CDS encoding nucleotidyltransferase family protein, whose amino-acid sequence is MVVFSVIRKRHSSKGNMNPGIQKNIVVNILAALTDSGASKSVRALIADIDKRRNWGDFVDLLVEEGVAFLFFYYIERRNLAELIPQDAYQSLAELYYGNLKRNMIATVALQPIFQKFNEQTISFIVLKGIALAELAYPGFATRGMSDADILVHKEDVYRVDSCLAELGYAAADSLVEEALQNPPGYLASLDYRKKDGSFPNIHIHWHPVNTSVPAYMFSENIDLERLWKMAIPARLAEADVLILCPEHQVVYLCEHGLRINHSFNRLILIYDIFYVISTARCLNWDMVVQESGRFRIENLVFLGLATAGHYTPLVVSASVLQALRPARLTYGERSFLWLQRHHRRLRGGSYPVYLSMNKGIRAKGLFLFRTFFPPPHILLQRSYARGVKFNPSWYLRRLWEGLSHIFFILRHL